The following are from one region of the Syngnathus acus chromosome 10, fSynAcu1.2, whole genome shotgun sequence genome:
- the LOC119128718 gene encoding E3 ubiquitin-protein ligase RNF38-like isoform X1 yields MDPPRTRSRSRSGFYHFAVSNPAGGNGGGNALGNGSMMSAGGGGGGMSFPQQSNAGWAPHHGGRGGYPENQQQQQQQPGTYLPAGAQRHGAHRHPGNGGVLHFHPDNVFNDDRDKMEDSPSPKRQRLSQQSILDLSSAPSSTPSSPIRPWELTPSRRPHAHYAPERCHTPVRNRRSPPMRRPRGRRDRLTRHHHTHNHHHHYNNNNSHHHPNNHPHHHHHHHHLHSHHGLSSGHQDENYRHSAHPQGYLPYGQQPHRGPGSGMEERQVYHPPNPSPRPLHPSSNLSPRLLHPAAHPQHPHPSQQQSSGVLDLQEQGSAPVTYPVSPPGPPPGLPPRSAPQQIPACSVVFSGQHYPVCSVAPPVLQTCSVQHLPMPYPFPSLLSGDQAFLLPPPPHLPHPPTHLSHHPPHLPQPGQFGPYTTQQARSPLQRIENDVELLGEHLSLGAGLHYPPPTHPALTPHSTQLHFLSHEPMPQEFFGVSYPNLIPRRLAGRRYRSQQPLPPSPYHPSLLPYFLSMLPVQPTGPAISLELDVDDGEVENYEALLNLAERLGEAKLRGLTKGDIEQLPSYRFNPNNHQSEQTLCVVCMSDFESRQLLRVLPCSHEFHGKCVDKWLRANRTCPICRADASEVQRDSE; encoded by the exons ATGGACCCCCCGAGGACACGCTCACGGTCTCGGTCTGGCTTCTATCATTTTGCCGTGAGCAACCCCGCTGGAGGTAACGGCGGCGGTAACGCGCTCGGTAACGGGAGCATGATGAGCGccggaggagggggaggaggaatgAGCTTCCCGCAGCAAAGCAACGCCGGTTGGGCACCGCATCACGGCGGCCGCGGCGGCTATCCGGagaaccagcagcagcagcagcagcagccgggCACTTACCTGCCCGCAGGGGCGCAGCGTCACGGAGCTCACCGGCACCCTGGTAACG GAGGAGTGCTACACTTTCATCCAGATAATGTGTTCAATGACGATCGAGACAAA ATGGAAGATAGCCCTAGCCCAAAAAGACAGCGGCTTTCTCAGCAGTCCATTTTAGATCTAAGCTCCGCGCCTTCCTCTACCCCTTCCTCTCCCATTCGTCCCTGGGAGCTCACCCCCAGTCGCAGGCCGCATGCCCACTATGCACCAGAGAGATGTCACACACCTGTCCGCAATCGAAGAAG CCCGCCAATGCGACGCCCTCGTGGCCGCAGAGACCGCCTGACACGTcatcaccacacacacaatcaccaccaccattacaacaacaacaacagccaTCACCACCCCAACAATCAccctcaccaccaccaccaccatcaccacctgCACTCCCACCATGGGCTGTCCTCTGGCCACCAAGACGAGAACTACCGTCACTCAGCCCACCCTCAGGGCTACCTGCCCTATGGCCAGCAGCCCCATAGAGGGCCCGGGTCCGGCATGGAAGAGCGCCAAGTTTACCACCCCCCAAACCCCTCCCCGAGACCCCTTCATCCGTCCTCAAACTTGTCTCCTCGACTGCTGCACCCTGCGGCACACCCACAGCACCCACACCCATCGCAGCAACAGAGTAGCGGGGTGTTGGACCTTCAGGAACAG GGTTCAGCTCCGGTAACATATCCCGTGTCCCCCCCGGGGCCTCCGCCTGGTCTACCGCCTCGTTCAGCCCCGCAGCAAATCCCAGCATGCTCGGTCGTCTTCAGTGGACAGCACTATCCCGTCTGCAGTGTCGCGCCTCCT GTCCTGCAGACTTGCTCTGTGCAGCACCTACCCATGCCCTACCCGTTCCCTTCCCTGCTATCCGGTGACCAAGCCTTTCTCCTCCCCCCACCTCCTCACCTCCCTCATCCTCCCACACACCTTTCCCACCATCCACCTCACCTGCCGCAGCCTGGACAGTTTGGACCCTACACGACACAGCAGGCCCGTTCA CCTTTACAGAGGATAGAAAATGACGTGGAGCTGTTGGGAGAGCATCTGTCTTTGGGTGCAGGACTTCACTACCCTCCTCCCACCCACCCAGCCCTCACCCCACACTCCACACAGCTCCATTTCCTCTCCCATGAGCCCATGCCCCAGGAGTTCTTTGGAGTG TCCTACCCAAACTTAATCCCCCGTCGCCTCGCGGGCCGAAGGTACCGCTCGCAACAGCCGCTGCCGCCTTCGCCTTATCACCCCAGCCTCCTGCCTTACTTCCT ATCAATGCTCCCTGTCCAGCCAACTGGCCCTGCAATCAGTCTTGAGTTGGATGTCGATGATGGAGAAGTGGAAAATTATGAG GCCCTCCTCAATCTTGCTGAGCGTCTTGGGGAGGCCAAACTCAGAGGACTTACCAAGGGAGACATTGAGCAGCTTCCTTCCTATCGCTTCAACCCAAATAACCATCAATCTGAACAAACACT GTGTGTGGTGTGTATGAGTGATTTTGAGTCCCGCCAACTGCTTCGAGTTCTGCCCTGCAGCCACGAATTCCACGGCAAGTGTGTCGATAAATGGCTGAGG GCCAACCGGACGTGTCCCATTTGCAGGGCTGACGCTTCCGAGGTCCAGAGAGATTCTGAGTGA
- the LOC119128718 gene encoding E3 ubiquitin-protein ligase RNF38-like isoform X4, translating to MAPEWPCKGQQRGVLHFHPDNVFNDDRDKMEDSPSPKRQRLSQQSILDLSSAPSSTPSSPIRPWELTPSRRPHAHYAPERCHTPVRNRRSPPMRRPRGRRDRLTRHHHTHNHHHHYNNNNSHHHPNNHPHHHHHHHHLHSHHGLSSGHQDENYRHSAHPQGYLPYGQQPHRGPGSGMEERQVYHPPNPSPRPLHPSSNLSPRLLHPAAHPQHPHPSQQQSSGVLDLQEQGSAPVTYPVSPPGPPPGLPPRSAPQQIPACSVVFSGQHYPVCSVAPPVLQTCSVQHLPMPYPFPSLLSGDQAFLLPPPPHLPHPPTHLSHHPPHLPQPGQFGPYTTQQARSPLQRIENDVELLGEHLSLGAGLHYPPPTHPALTPHSTQLHFLSHEPMPQEFFGVSYPNLIPRRLAGRRYRSQQPLPPSPYHPSLLPYFLSMLPVQPTGPAISLELDVDDGEVENYEALLNLAERLGEAKLRGLTKGDIEQLPSYRFNPNNHQSEQTLCVVCMSDFESRQLLRVLPCSHEFHGKCVDKWLRANRTCPICRADASEVQRDSE from the exons ATGGCCCCAGAGTGGCCCTGCAAAGGACAACAAAGAG GAGTGCTACACTTTCATCCAGATAATGTGTTCAATGACGATCGAGACAAA ATGGAAGATAGCCCTAGCCCAAAAAGACAGCGGCTTTCTCAGCAGTCCATTTTAGATCTAAGCTCCGCGCCTTCCTCTACCCCTTCCTCTCCCATTCGTCCCTGGGAGCTCACCCCCAGTCGCAGGCCGCATGCCCACTATGCACCAGAGAGATGTCACACACCTGTCCGCAATCGAAGAAG CCCGCCAATGCGACGCCCTCGTGGCCGCAGAGACCGCCTGACACGTcatcaccacacacacaatcaccaccaccattacaacaacaacaacagccaTCACCACCCCAACAATCAccctcaccaccaccaccaccatcaccacctgCACTCCCACCATGGGCTGTCCTCTGGCCACCAAGACGAGAACTACCGTCACTCAGCCCACCCTCAGGGCTACCTGCCCTATGGCCAGCAGCCCCATAGAGGGCCCGGGTCCGGCATGGAAGAGCGCCAAGTTTACCACCCCCCAAACCCCTCCCCGAGACCCCTTCATCCGTCCTCAAACTTGTCTCCTCGACTGCTGCACCCTGCGGCACACCCACAGCACCCACACCCATCGCAGCAACAGAGTAGCGGGGTGTTGGACCTTCAGGAACAG GGTTCAGCTCCGGTAACATATCCCGTGTCCCCCCCGGGGCCTCCGCCTGGTCTACCGCCTCGTTCAGCCCCGCAGCAAATCCCAGCATGCTCGGTCGTCTTCAGTGGACAGCACTATCCCGTCTGCAGTGTCGCGCCTCCT GTCCTGCAGACTTGCTCTGTGCAGCACCTACCCATGCCCTACCCGTTCCCTTCCCTGCTATCCGGTGACCAAGCCTTTCTCCTCCCCCCACCTCCTCACCTCCCTCATCCTCCCACACACCTTTCCCACCATCCACCTCACCTGCCGCAGCCTGGACAGTTTGGACCCTACACGACACAGCAGGCCCGTTCA CCTTTACAGAGGATAGAAAATGACGTGGAGCTGTTGGGAGAGCATCTGTCTTTGGGTGCAGGACTTCACTACCCTCCTCCCACCCACCCAGCCCTCACCCCACACTCCACACAGCTCCATTTCCTCTCCCATGAGCCCATGCCCCAGGAGTTCTTTGGAGTG TCCTACCCAAACTTAATCCCCCGTCGCCTCGCGGGCCGAAGGTACCGCTCGCAACAGCCGCTGCCGCCTTCGCCTTATCACCCCAGCCTCCTGCCTTACTTCCT ATCAATGCTCCCTGTCCAGCCAACTGGCCCTGCAATCAGTCTTGAGTTGGATGTCGATGATGGAGAAGTGGAAAATTATGAG GCCCTCCTCAATCTTGCTGAGCGTCTTGGGGAGGCCAAACTCAGAGGACTTACCAAGGGAGACATTGAGCAGCTTCCTTCCTATCGCTTCAACCCAAATAACCATCAATCTGAACAAACACT GTGTGTGGTGTGTATGAGTGATTTTGAGTCCCGCCAACTGCTTCGAGTTCTGCCCTGCAGCCACGAATTCCACGGCAAGTGTGTCGATAAATGGCTGAGG GCCAACCGGACGTGTCCCATTTGCAGGGCTGACGCTTCCGAGGTCCAGAGAGATTCTGAGTGA
- the LOC119128718 gene encoding E3 ubiquitin-protein ligase RNF38-like isoform X2, producing MDPPRTRSRSRSGFYHFAVSNPAGGNGGGNALGNGSMMSAGGGGGGMSFPQQSNAGWAPHHGGRGGYPENQQQQQQQPGTYLPAGAQRHGAHRHPGNGVLHFHPDNVFNDDRDKMEDSPSPKRQRLSQQSILDLSSAPSSTPSSPIRPWELTPSRRPHAHYAPERCHTPVRNRRSPPMRRPRGRRDRLTRHHHTHNHHHHYNNNNSHHHPNNHPHHHHHHHHLHSHHGLSSGHQDENYRHSAHPQGYLPYGQQPHRGPGSGMEERQVYHPPNPSPRPLHPSSNLSPRLLHPAAHPQHPHPSQQQSSGVLDLQEQGSAPVTYPVSPPGPPPGLPPRSAPQQIPACSVVFSGQHYPVCSVAPPVLQTCSVQHLPMPYPFPSLLSGDQAFLLPPPPHLPHPPTHLSHHPPHLPQPGQFGPYTTQQARSPLQRIENDVELLGEHLSLGAGLHYPPPTHPALTPHSTQLHFLSHEPMPQEFFGVSYPNLIPRRLAGRRYRSQQPLPPSPYHPSLLPYFLSMLPVQPTGPAISLELDVDDGEVENYEALLNLAERLGEAKLRGLTKGDIEQLPSYRFNPNNHQSEQTLCVVCMSDFESRQLLRVLPCSHEFHGKCVDKWLRANRTCPICRADASEVQRDSE from the exons ATGGACCCCCCGAGGACACGCTCACGGTCTCGGTCTGGCTTCTATCATTTTGCCGTGAGCAACCCCGCTGGAGGTAACGGCGGCGGTAACGCGCTCGGTAACGGGAGCATGATGAGCGccggaggagggggaggaggaatgAGCTTCCCGCAGCAAAGCAACGCCGGTTGGGCACCGCATCACGGCGGCCGCGGCGGCTATCCGGagaaccagcagcagcagcagcagcagccgggCACTTACCTGCCCGCAGGGGCGCAGCGTCACGGAGCTCACCGGCACCCTGGTAACG GAGTGCTACACTTTCATCCAGATAATGTGTTCAATGACGATCGAGACAAA ATGGAAGATAGCCCTAGCCCAAAAAGACAGCGGCTTTCTCAGCAGTCCATTTTAGATCTAAGCTCCGCGCCTTCCTCTACCCCTTCCTCTCCCATTCGTCCCTGGGAGCTCACCCCCAGTCGCAGGCCGCATGCCCACTATGCACCAGAGAGATGTCACACACCTGTCCGCAATCGAAGAAG CCCGCCAATGCGACGCCCTCGTGGCCGCAGAGACCGCCTGACACGTcatcaccacacacacaatcaccaccaccattacaacaacaacaacagccaTCACCACCCCAACAATCAccctcaccaccaccaccaccatcaccacctgCACTCCCACCATGGGCTGTCCTCTGGCCACCAAGACGAGAACTACCGTCACTCAGCCCACCCTCAGGGCTACCTGCCCTATGGCCAGCAGCCCCATAGAGGGCCCGGGTCCGGCATGGAAGAGCGCCAAGTTTACCACCCCCCAAACCCCTCCCCGAGACCCCTTCATCCGTCCTCAAACTTGTCTCCTCGACTGCTGCACCCTGCGGCACACCCACAGCACCCACACCCATCGCAGCAACAGAGTAGCGGGGTGTTGGACCTTCAGGAACAG GGTTCAGCTCCGGTAACATATCCCGTGTCCCCCCCGGGGCCTCCGCCTGGTCTACCGCCTCGTTCAGCCCCGCAGCAAATCCCAGCATGCTCGGTCGTCTTCAGTGGACAGCACTATCCCGTCTGCAGTGTCGCGCCTCCT GTCCTGCAGACTTGCTCTGTGCAGCACCTACCCATGCCCTACCCGTTCCCTTCCCTGCTATCCGGTGACCAAGCCTTTCTCCTCCCCCCACCTCCTCACCTCCCTCATCCTCCCACACACCTTTCCCACCATCCACCTCACCTGCCGCAGCCTGGACAGTTTGGACCCTACACGACACAGCAGGCCCGTTCA CCTTTACAGAGGATAGAAAATGACGTGGAGCTGTTGGGAGAGCATCTGTCTTTGGGTGCAGGACTTCACTACCCTCCTCCCACCCACCCAGCCCTCACCCCACACTCCACACAGCTCCATTTCCTCTCCCATGAGCCCATGCCCCAGGAGTTCTTTGGAGTG TCCTACCCAAACTTAATCCCCCGTCGCCTCGCGGGCCGAAGGTACCGCTCGCAACAGCCGCTGCCGCCTTCGCCTTATCACCCCAGCCTCCTGCCTTACTTCCT ATCAATGCTCCCTGTCCAGCCAACTGGCCCTGCAATCAGTCTTGAGTTGGATGTCGATGATGGAGAAGTGGAAAATTATGAG GCCCTCCTCAATCTTGCTGAGCGTCTTGGGGAGGCCAAACTCAGAGGACTTACCAAGGGAGACATTGAGCAGCTTCCTTCCTATCGCTTCAACCCAAATAACCATCAATCTGAACAAACACT GTGTGTGGTGTGTATGAGTGATTTTGAGTCCCGCCAACTGCTTCGAGTTCTGCCCTGCAGCCACGAATTCCACGGCAAGTGTGTCGATAAATGGCTGAGG GCCAACCGGACGTGTCCCATTTGCAGGGCTGACGCTTCCGAGGTCCAGAGAGATTCTGAGTGA
- the LOC119128718 gene encoding E3 ubiquitin-protein ligase RNF38-like isoform X3 yields the protein MEKAMTTACCLRCQLFSQPSLHLFFRVASGVSLSHHYRRHHMAPEWPCKGQQRGVLHFHPDNVFNDDRDKMEDSPSPKRQRLSQQSILDLSSAPSSTPSSPIRPWELTPSRRPHAHYAPERCHTPVRNRRSPPMRRPRGRRDRLTRHHHTHNHHHHYNNNNSHHHPNNHPHHHHHHHHLHSHHGLSSGHQDENYRHSAHPQGYLPYGQQPHRGPGSGMEERQVYHPPNPSPRPLHPSSNLSPRLLHPAAHPQHPHPSQQQSSGVLDLQEQGSAPVTYPVSPPGPPPGLPPRSAPQQIPACSVVFSGQHYPVCSVAPPVLQTCSVQHLPMPYPFPSLLSGDQAFLLPPPPHLPHPPTHLSHHPPHLPQPGQFGPYTTQQARSPLQRIENDVELLGEHLSLGAGLHYPPPTHPALTPHSTQLHFLSHEPMPQEFFGVSYPNLIPRRLAGRRYRSQQPLPPSPYHPSLLPYFLSMLPVQPTGPAISLELDVDDGEVENYEALLNLAERLGEAKLRGLTKGDIEQLPSYRFNPNNHQSEQTLCVVCMSDFESRQLLRVLPCSHEFHGKCVDKWLRANRTCPICRADASEVQRDSE from the exons ATGGAGAAAGCTATGACGACGGCATGTTGCCTCCGGTGTCAGCTGTTCAGTCAGCCGTCTTTGCATCTGTTCTTCAGAGTCGCTAGCGGGGTGTCTTTGAGCCATCACTATCGCAGACATCACATGGCCCCAGAGTGGCCCTGCAAAGGACAACAAAGAG GAGTGCTACACTTTCATCCAGATAATGTGTTCAATGACGATCGAGACAAA ATGGAAGATAGCCCTAGCCCAAAAAGACAGCGGCTTTCTCAGCAGTCCATTTTAGATCTAAGCTCCGCGCCTTCCTCTACCCCTTCCTCTCCCATTCGTCCCTGGGAGCTCACCCCCAGTCGCAGGCCGCATGCCCACTATGCACCAGAGAGATGTCACACACCTGTCCGCAATCGAAGAAG CCCGCCAATGCGACGCCCTCGTGGCCGCAGAGACCGCCTGACACGTcatcaccacacacacaatcaccaccaccattacaacaacaacaacagccaTCACCACCCCAACAATCAccctcaccaccaccaccaccatcaccacctgCACTCCCACCATGGGCTGTCCTCTGGCCACCAAGACGAGAACTACCGTCACTCAGCCCACCCTCAGGGCTACCTGCCCTATGGCCAGCAGCCCCATAGAGGGCCCGGGTCCGGCATGGAAGAGCGCCAAGTTTACCACCCCCCAAACCCCTCCCCGAGACCCCTTCATCCGTCCTCAAACTTGTCTCCTCGACTGCTGCACCCTGCGGCACACCCACAGCACCCACACCCATCGCAGCAACAGAGTAGCGGGGTGTTGGACCTTCAGGAACAG GGTTCAGCTCCGGTAACATATCCCGTGTCCCCCCCGGGGCCTCCGCCTGGTCTACCGCCTCGTTCAGCCCCGCAGCAAATCCCAGCATGCTCGGTCGTCTTCAGTGGACAGCACTATCCCGTCTGCAGTGTCGCGCCTCCT GTCCTGCAGACTTGCTCTGTGCAGCACCTACCCATGCCCTACCCGTTCCCTTCCCTGCTATCCGGTGACCAAGCCTTTCTCCTCCCCCCACCTCCTCACCTCCCTCATCCTCCCACACACCTTTCCCACCATCCACCTCACCTGCCGCAGCCTGGACAGTTTGGACCCTACACGACACAGCAGGCCCGTTCA CCTTTACAGAGGATAGAAAATGACGTGGAGCTGTTGGGAGAGCATCTGTCTTTGGGTGCAGGACTTCACTACCCTCCTCCCACCCACCCAGCCCTCACCCCACACTCCACACAGCTCCATTTCCTCTCCCATGAGCCCATGCCCCAGGAGTTCTTTGGAGTG TCCTACCCAAACTTAATCCCCCGTCGCCTCGCGGGCCGAAGGTACCGCTCGCAACAGCCGCTGCCGCCTTCGCCTTATCACCCCAGCCTCCTGCCTTACTTCCT ATCAATGCTCCCTGTCCAGCCAACTGGCCCTGCAATCAGTCTTGAGTTGGATGTCGATGATGGAGAAGTGGAAAATTATGAG GCCCTCCTCAATCTTGCTGAGCGTCTTGGGGAGGCCAAACTCAGAGGACTTACCAAGGGAGACATTGAGCAGCTTCCTTCCTATCGCTTCAACCCAAATAACCATCAATCTGAACAAACACT GTGTGTGGTGTGTATGAGTGATTTTGAGTCCCGCCAACTGCTTCGAGTTCTGCCCTGCAGCCACGAATTCCACGGCAAGTGTGTCGATAAATGGCTGAGG GCCAACCGGACGTGTCCCATTTGCAGGGCTGACGCTTCCGAGGTCCAGAGAGATTCTGAGTGA